CCGCCACGCGCGACCCGATCGGCCTGCTGGGCGCCATCTACATCATCGAGGGCACCGGCCAGCGCATCGTGCCGGCGCTGCTGCCGTTGCTGAAGGCCAGCCTGAAGCTGCCGCCGGACGCCTTCCGCTTCCTGGAATACCATGGCCACAACGACGAGAACCACCTGGCGCGCTGGCTGACCGCGGTGGAACTGGCGCTGGACTGCGACGAGGACGGCCGCGCCGAGCAGCGCATCGTCGACACCGCGCGCCGCACCGCCGCGCTGTACCTGATGCAGTTTCATCACGTGATGGAGGATGACGCCGCATGAACAAGGAACCCGAATTCCTTGCCAAGGGCCACGATCCCGCCGATCCGAGCCCGTGGCTGGCGCTGTACCTGGACCGCAGCACGCCGCTGCCGGACAAGGTCAAGAAGGCCTGGCTGACCGATTCGAGCTGCGGCTCGCGCCAGTACCTGCTGCCGTTCCTGCGGCCGCTGGCGCGCGCCTTCATCATCCTGATCCAGGTCATCAAGACCTTCCTGCCGCGCCGCTGGTCGCATTCGCGGCTGCTGCACCGCATCCTGGCGTGGGGCCTGAAGCGCTTCGTGTCGCCCGAGGCCAACTGGCTGATCCTGCGGCATTTCCACCTGGGCGCGCAGATCCTGGCGTTCATCGCGGCCAATTCGCCGGTGCGCGTGGCCACCACGCCGCTCGAGCCGATGGAGATCGACGATCTCAAGGACGAACTGTTCGTCAAGCACGACCTGAACCTGTTCAACTTCGTGATCCGGCTGAACCAGGCGCTGCGCGATGCCGGCGTGGAGATGCACGCGCCCGAGCGCGTGGATTTCTCGATGATCCGCGATCCGGGCCTCAAGCTCGAGGACATGCCGCAGGGCAAGCTGAATTTCCTCGACCTGCAGAGCGCCATCGAACTGTTCACGCCGCTGTATCAGCTGATGCTGACCGACAACGACTTCTGGCGCGCGGCCAATTCGCTGCAGCTGGACGAGACCATCGGCATCTACGCGGCCAAGCTGCTGGGCGCGCCGCAGCACCTGATCCTGGTCAACAACAGCCATCCGCTGGTGCCGATGTCGACGCTGCGCGCCGGCTACCGCCTGGTGCTGCACGGCCTGTCGACCGAGATGCTGCACAGCCTGCTGATGGAGATGCGCGACGCGCAGCAGGGCGGCGAGCCGCCCGCGCCGATCGCCTGAAAAACGGCCGGATCCTGGTGTTGTCCCTGTAGGGCGGGGCGAGGTCGCTACGCTATAGTGCGACCCTTGTCCGCCGATTCGGGACCGCGTGCGCGTGGCCCGGATTCCCATTCCGGAAGCGCTTTCGATGTCCCAGCCCATAGAAGTCATCGCCACACTCCTGTTCGTCGTGGCGGTGCTGCACACCTTTTCCGTTCCCATGTTCGCCCGCCTGGCTCATCGCGGCGGACCGCATGCCGGCTTCTGGCACCTGCTGGCCGAGGTCGAGGCGGTGTTCGGGGTGTGGGCGTTCGCCCTGATCGTGGCGATGGCCGCGCTGTCGGGGCCCTCCGCGGCCATCGGCTACATGGACACGCGCAACTTCACCGAGCCGCTGTTCGTCTTCACCATCATGGTGGTGGCGGCCAGCCGGCCGATCCTGGAACTGGTGGGGCTGCTGGTGCGCGGCACGGCGCGCGTGCTGCCCCTGCCGCGGGAACTGGCGACCTTCTTCGTGGTGATGTCGCTGGTGCCGCTGGGCGGCTCGTTCATCACCGAACCGGCGGCCATGACGCTGGCGGCCATCCTGCTGCGCGACGCCTATTTCCGCACCAGCGGGCGCGCCGGCTTCAAGTACCTGACGCTCGGCGTGCTGTTCGTCAACGTTTCCATCGGCGGCGTGCTGACCTCGTACGCGGCGCCGCCGGTGCTGATGGTGGCATCCACCTTCGGCTGGGATTCGGCCTTCATGGCGCAGCATTTCGGCTGGCGCGCCGCGGTGGCGGTGTGCCTGAACGCGGGCCTGCTGACCTTCATCTGCCGCAAGGCGCTGCTGGAGCGCTCGGTGGGCACGGGCGGCGGCGTCGACGCGCCCGAAGGCAAGGACAACCGGCAGCCGGTGCCGGCGCTGGTGATGCTGATCCACCTGGTGTTCCTGGTGGCGGTGGTGCTGAGCGCCCACCATCCGGCGATCTTCCTGGGCCTGCTGATGATGTTCATCGGCTTCGCCGAGGCCTATAAGCGCCACCAGAACCGCCTGCTCATCAAGGAGGGGCTGATGGTGGGCTTCTTCCTGGCCGGCCTGGTGGTGCTGGGCGGCCTGCAGAAGTGGTGGCTGCAGGACCTGCTGGGCGGGCTGGAGCCGTTCGTGCTGTTCTGGGGCGCGACCGCCCTGACGGCGATCACCGACAACGCCGCGCTGACCTACCTGGGGTCGCTGGTGGAAGGCACCAGCGAGGCCTGGCGCTACATGCTGGTGGCTGGCGCGGTGACGGGGGGCGGCCTGACGGTGATCGCCAATGCCCCGAATCCGGCCGGTTTCGCCATCCTGAAGAATCATTTCCCGGACGGCAGCATCTCGTCCGGACGGCTGTTTTTGTCCGCCCTGGGTCCGACGCTGGTGGCCGCCCTGATGTTCCTGCTGCCCGTCTGACCGAGCGGGGCGCGCACCCCCGGCGGAGCCCCCGGGCGCCCCGTCGCGGGGGTGCCGCCGGCCTTTCACGAAAAACCGCTAAAATTCAAGACTTTCCCGTATTTTTCCGGCCGTGCCCGGCCGTTGTCCGGTCCAAGCCAGTTCCGGCCCCGGGGCCTCCTGTTGGAGGACCCTCGCGCCCCTGGCTTCGCGCAGTGTCCGGCCGACGGTCATAGATATACCGGGCCCGCGCCTGGGAGCCCTCGATGCCCATCTACGCTTACAAGTGCAGCGCCTGTGGCCATGCCAAAGACGTCCTGCAGAAGATTTCCGACGCGCCGCTTTCGGTTTGCCCCGAATGCGGCCAGAGCACGTTTTCCAAGCAAGTGACCGCGGCTGGCTTCCAGCTCAAGGGCTCGGGCTGGTACGTCACCGATTTCCGCGGCAACGGCAACGGCGGCCAGCAGGCCACCGGCGCCAGCGCCCCGTCGGCGCCCGCTGAAGGCGCCGCGCCGGCCGCCGGCGCACCGGCTCCGGCCGCTGCTCCCGCGCCCGCCGCCCCCGCGCCCGCCGCGGGACCGGCCACCACTTCCTGAGCACACGCGCGATGCGAATGCGCGTCATCAAAAAGTACTTCATCACCGGCCTGCTGATCTGGGTTCCCCTGGTCATCACGGTGTGGGTGCTGGGTCTGCTGGTCGCCACCCTCGAAGGGTTCGTGCCTGG
The window above is part of the Achromobacter deleyi genome. Proteins encoded here:
- a CDS encoding DUF6999 family protein, which gives rise to MNKEPEFLAKGHDPADPSPWLALYLDRSTPLPDKVKKAWLTDSSCGSRQYLLPFLRPLARAFIILIQVIKTFLPRRWSHSRLLHRILAWGLKRFVSPEANWLILRHFHLGAQILAFIAANSPVRVATTPLEPMEIDDLKDELFVKHDLNLFNFVIRLNQALRDAGVEMHAPERVDFSMIRDPGLKLEDMPQGKLNFLDLQSAIELFTPLYQLMLTDNDFWRAANSLQLDETIGIYAAKLLGAPQHLILVNNSHPLVPMSTLRAGYRLVLHGLSTEMLHSLLMEMRDAQQGGEPPAPIA
- a CDS encoding putative Na+/H+ antiporter — translated: MSQPIEVIATLLFVVAVLHTFSVPMFARLAHRGGPHAGFWHLLAEVEAVFGVWAFALIVAMAALSGPSAAIGYMDTRNFTEPLFVFTIMVVAASRPILELVGLLVRGTARVLPLPRELATFFVVMSLVPLGGSFITEPAAMTLAAILLRDAYFRTSGRAGFKYLTLGVLFVNVSIGGVLTSYAAPPVLMVASTFGWDSAFMAQHFGWRAAVAVCLNAGLLTFICRKALLERSVGTGGGVDAPEGKDNRQPVPALVMLIHLVFLVAVVLSAHHPAIFLGLLMMFIGFAEAYKRHQNRLLIKEGLMVGFFLAGLVVLGGLQKWWLQDLLGGLEPFVLFWGATALTAITDNAALTYLGSLVEGTSEAWRYMLVAGAVTGGGLTVIANAPNPAGFAILKNHFPDGSISSGRLFLSALGPTLVAALMFLLPV
- a CDS encoding FmdB family zinc ribbon protein, producing MPIYAYKCSACGHAKDVLQKISDAPLSVCPECGQSTFSKQVTAAGFQLKGSGWYVTDFRGNGNGGQQATGASAPSAPAEGAAPAAGAPAPAAAPAPAAPAPAAGPATTS